A single region of the Polyangiaceae bacterium genome encodes:
- the pruA gene encoding L-glutamate gamma-semialdehyde dehydrogenase: MFRVPTPQNEPVLSYVPGSPERTALEAEVARQAKSPVDAPLFIGGDAVMTSETQAVISPHARSLSLGRHAVATEADVARAIEAARQARGAWSTMPFADRAAIFLRAAELLAGPWRQRINAATVLGQSKTPHQAEIDAACELIDFFRFNVHFAEKMASEQPRSERGVWNRSELRPLDGFVYAVTPFNFTSIAGNLPTAPALMGNTVIWKPSSLSVISNHFVMELLREAGLPAGVVNLVRGDPASITRQVLAAPDFAGLHFTGSTAVLKQLFAGVAHNLDHYRTYPRIVGESGGKDFLIAHPSADLQALAVALLRGAFEYQGQKCSAASRAYIPRSLAPKLEALLGGMMDELRMGNPMDKGVFLGAVIGSNAFAKITGYQKLAKESGNATVLRGGGADDREGFFVEPTLVRVDDPKHRLMEEEIFGPILAMYVYDDAHFEDTLALCDATSPYALTGAIFARDRGAIALATERLRHAAGNFYINDKPTGAVVGQQPFGGGRMSGTNDKAGAAWNLMRWASPRSLKENLSPPHDWRYPFLG, translated from the coding sequence ATGTTTCGCGTCCCCACTCCCCAAAACGAGCCGGTCCTGTCCTACGTCCCGGGTAGCCCGGAGCGCACCGCGCTCGAGGCCGAAGTGGCCCGCCAGGCGAAGTCCCCCGTGGACGCGCCGCTCTTCATCGGCGGCGACGCGGTGATGACCAGCGAAACCCAGGCGGTCATCTCTCCGCACGCCCGCTCCCTGTCCCTCGGGCGCCATGCCGTGGCCACTGAAGCCGACGTGGCGCGGGCCATCGAGGCGGCGCGGCAAGCCCGCGGCGCCTGGTCGACGATGCCGTTCGCCGATCGCGCAGCGATCTTCCTCCGCGCTGCGGAGCTTTTGGCGGGGCCGTGGCGCCAACGCATCAACGCGGCCACGGTGCTGGGTCAGAGCAAGACGCCGCACCAAGCGGAGATCGACGCTGCCTGCGAGCTGATCGACTTCTTCCGCTTCAACGTCCACTTCGCCGAGAAGATGGCCTCCGAGCAGCCCCGATCAGAGCGGGGCGTGTGGAATCGCTCCGAGCTCAGGCCGCTGGATGGCTTCGTGTACGCGGTCACGCCCTTCAACTTCACGTCCATTGCCGGCAATCTGCCCACGGCTCCTGCGCTGATGGGCAACACGGTGATCTGGAAGCCCTCGTCGCTCTCGGTGATCTCCAACCACTTCGTGATGGAGCTCTTGCGCGAGGCGGGTCTGCCCGCCGGCGTGGTGAACCTGGTGCGCGGTGACCCCGCCAGCATCACCCGCCAAGTGCTGGCGGCGCCGGACTTCGCCGGCCTGCACTTCACTGGCTCCACCGCGGTGCTCAAGCAGCTCTTCGCTGGCGTCGCGCACAACCTCGACCACTATCGGACCTACCCCCGCATCGTCGGCGAGAGCGGCGGCAAGGACTTCCTCATCGCGCACCCGAGCGCGGATCTCCAAGCCCTGGCCGTCGCCCTCTTGCGCGGCGCCTTCGAGTATCAAGGCCAGAAGTGCTCCGCGGCATCGCGCGCCTACATCCCCCGCTCGTTGGCCCCCAAGCTCGAGGCGCTCCTCGGCGGCATGATGGACGAGCTCCGAATGGGCAACCCGATGGACAAGGGCGTGTTCCTGGGCGCCGTGATCGGCTCGAACGCGTTCGCGAAGATCACCGGCTATCAGAAGCTCGCCAAGGAGAGCGGCAACGCCACCGTGCTCCGCGGCGGTGGCGCCGACGATCGCGAAGGGTTCTTCGTGGAACCGACTCTGGTGCGCGTCGACGACCCCAAGCACCGATTGATGGAAGAAGAGATCTTCGGCCCCATCCTCGCCATGTACGTGTACGACGACGCCCACTTCGAGGACACCCTCGCGCTGTGCGACGCGACCAGCCCCTACGCCCTCACGGGCGCCATCTTCGCCCGGGACCGCGGCGCCATCGCCCTCGCCACGGAGCGCCTGCGCCACGCCGCCGGCAACTTCTACATCAACGACAAGCCCACCGGCGCCGTGGTCGGGCAGCAGCCTTTCGGCGGCGGTCGCATGAGCGGCACCAACGACAAGGCCGGCGCCGCTTGGAACCTCATGCGCTGGGCCTCGCCCCGCTCACTGAAAGAGAACCTCAGCCCCCCGCACGACTGGCGCTACCCGTTCCTGGGCTGA
- a CDS encoding M23 family metallopeptidase produces MGARLGVVAIGLLVLSGCGSDSDSGGVAGGGGAGGGTGGGGGISGGNWGGNGGQAGNSGAAGAATGGAAGSGAGGAGNTGGSGNTGNTGGTGNSGGTGGSGNTGNTGGSGGGFPNPICLQSQAGAYCGNDSMQGADPNVLYQCPGANQAPTSSTPCANGCVVEQQGIADHCKAVTSPNGYRLPWKPGVTMQLTQDCNDSCCNDHVADDGYAWDWANGTAFTVVAARGGTITHLKINSTTGCGNSSCVDSANFIVIDHGDGTQSVYLHLGGMTLAAGVSCGAAVQQGQALAKAGTTGWSTGLHLHFQVGKVHSGAATCECGSAGTGCAAGTVPWGSFWSTPTYPTLPIQFDEWGAASSCANRRITMPASQNQ; encoded by the coding sequence ATGGGTGCTCGGCTGGGCGTGGTGGCGATCGGTCTTCTCGTGCTGTCCGGCTGCGGCTCGGACTCCGACTCCGGCGGCGTCGCAGGTGGCGGCGGCGCCGGCGGTGGGACCGGTGGGGGCGGCGGGATCAGCGGCGGCAACTGGGGTGGCAACGGCGGCCAAGCCGGCAATAGCGGCGCCGCAGGGGCAGCTACCGGTGGCGCCGCGGGCAGCGGCGCGGGGGGCGCGGGCAACACGGGGGGCAGCGGCAACACGGGCAACACCGGCGGTACGGGGAACAGCGGGGGCACCGGGGGTAGCGGCAACACGGGCAACACCGGCGGCAGCGGCGGCGGCTTTCCCAATCCCATCTGCCTGCAATCGCAAGCCGGCGCGTACTGCGGCAACGATTCCATGCAGGGCGCGGATCCGAATGTGCTCTACCAGTGCCCCGGCGCCAACCAAGCGCCCACCAGCTCCACGCCCTGCGCCAATGGTTGCGTCGTGGAGCAGCAGGGGATCGCGGATCACTGCAAGGCCGTGACCTCACCGAACGGCTACAGGCTGCCGTGGAAGCCCGGCGTCACCATGCAGCTCACGCAAGACTGCAACGATTCCTGCTGCAACGATCACGTCGCGGACGACGGCTACGCCTGGGACTGGGCGAACGGTACCGCCTTCACGGTGGTGGCGGCCCGCGGCGGCACGATCACGCATTTGAAGATCAACTCCACCACCGGCTGCGGCAACAGCTCCTGCGTCGACTCGGCGAACTTCATCGTGATCGACCACGGCGACGGCACCCAGTCGGTCTATCTGCACCTGGGCGGCATGACGCTGGCTGCCGGCGTTTCTTGCGGAGCGGCGGTGCAGCAGGGGCAGGCGTTGGCGAAGGCGGGAACCACCGGCTGGTCCACCGGATTGCACCTGCACTTCCAGGTCGGGAAGGTCCACTCCGGCGCCGCAACGTGTGAGTGCGGCAGCGCCGGAACCGGCTGCGCCGCGGGCACCGTGCCCTGGGGCAGCTTCTGGTCCACGCCCACGTATCCGACCCTTCCGATCCAGTTCGACGAGTGGGGCGCGGCATCGAGCTGCGCCAACCGGCGGATCACCATGCCCGCTTCGCAGAATCAGTGA
- a CDS encoding DUF1566 domain-containing protein — MDAGPCPNGVQGGDGTVAYPRWATPTADTRAASEFSTTANTALDHATCLMWQRNVDANLYTVDEGKTFCQNLVLDGLADWRLPTRAELISLTDFSAKTPAIESTVFPGTEGTAGSNASGRYWSSTDTAWDATKNWVVTHGAIGQASFFPKIDMSRVRCVRGKGAPTGPRFVTGAMGVVVDNETGLWWEEAPPDADHDPTQAKAHCDALLLGGHDDWRLPSVRELQLLVDPSISSPALPALFTSYNGWFWTSSPVLGLPGQSWGVQLGTGYSTPEGGGLVYTTPRVRCVR; from the coding sequence GTGGACGCGGGGCCGTGTCCGAATGGCGTGCAGGGGGGCGACGGCACGGTGGCGTATCCGCGCTGGGCCACGCCCACGGCGGACACGCGCGCGGCGAGCGAGTTTTCCACCACCGCGAACACGGCGCTCGATCACGCCACGTGCCTGATGTGGCAACGGAACGTCGACGCCAACCTGTACACCGTCGACGAGGGCAAGACGTTCTGCCAAAACCTCGTGCTGGATGGCCTCGCGGATTGGCGGCTGCCGACCCGCGCGGAGCTCATCAGCCTCACGGACTTCAGCGCCAAGACACCGGCGATCGAGAGCACGGTGTTCCCCGGAACCGAAGGCACTGCCGGCTCGAATGCTTCCGGCCGCTATTGGTCGTCCACGGACACGGCCTGGGACGCGACCAAGAACTGGGTCGTCACTCACGGCGCCATCGGTCAGGCGTCCTTCTTTCCGAAGATCGATATGTCGCGGGTGCGTTGCGTGCGCGGCAAGGGCGCACCCACGGGACCGCGCTTTGTCACGGGCGCGATGGGCGTGGTCGTCGACAACGAGACCGGCCTGTGGTGGGAGGAGGCCCCTCCGGACGCCGATCACGATCCGACTCAAGCGAAGGCCCACTGCGACGCCCTGCTCCTCGGCGGCCACGACGATTGGCGTCTGCCGTCGGTGCGCGAGCTACAGTTGCTGGTCGATCCGAGCATCAGCAGCCCGGCGCTCCCGGCGCTGTTCACCTCGTACAACGGCTGGTTCTGGACCAGCTCCCCCGTCTTGGGGCTGCCCGGCCAATCTTGGGGCGTGCAGCTCGGCACCGGCTACTCCACGCCCGAGGGCGGCGGGCTCGTGTACACGACACCGCGCGTTCGGTGCGTTCGCTGA
- a CDS encoding glucose 1-dehydrogenase gives MSTPLIHLREKVAIVSGASRGIGEAIAFAFADAGAKVVVSSRKLEGVSAVAQKIGERGGTAHAVAAHVGHPDQCEQLVSETIAHFGQVDVLVNCAGTNPFFGPMISIDPGAYQKTFDVNLRGAMEASRKFAEHVIGRKGSGAIVSVASVAGLRAAPMQGVYGMTKAAMVSMTQTLAFELGPSAIRVNAVAPGLIETRLAAAITSSESLVERVNERTALGRVGQPEEVAAAVLFLASDAASFVTGQTLAVDGGFTAY, from the coding sequence ATGTCGACGCCGCTCATTCACCTCCGGGAAAAGGTCGCCATCGTCAGCGGAGCCAGCCGCGGGATCGGCGAAGCCATCGCCTTCGCCTTCGCCGACGCCGGCGCCAAGGTGGTGGTCTCTTCACGCAAGCTCGAGGGCGTCTCCGCCGTGGCGCAGAAGATCGGCGAGCGTGGTGGCACGGCCCACGCCGTAGCTGCCCACGTGGGCCATCCCGATCAGTGCGAGCAGCTGGTCAGCGAGACCATCGCGCACTTCGGCCAGGTCGACGTGCTGGTGAACTGCGCGGGCACGAACCCGTTCTTCGGTCCGATGATCTCGATCGATCCGGGCGCGTACCAGAAGACCTTCGACGTGAACCTGCGGGGCGCCATGGAAGCGTCGCGCAAGTTCGCGGAGCACGTGATTGGACGCAAGGGCAGCGGGGCCATCGTGAGCGTAGCCAGCGTGGCGGGCTTGCGCGCCGCGCCCATGCAAGGCGTCTACGGCATGACCAAGGCCGCCATGGTGAGCATGACGCAAACACTCGCCTTCGAGCTCGGCCCGAGCGCCATCCGCGTGAACGCCGTGGCCCCGGGGCTGATCGAGACTCGCTTGGCGGCGGCCATCACTTCCAGCGAATCCCTGGTGGAGCGCGTGAACGAGCGCACGGCTCTCGGTCGCGTGGGCCAGCCGGAAGAGGTCGCCGCCGCGGTGTTGTTCTTGGCGAGCGACGCCGCCAGCTTCGTCACGGGCCAGACGCTGGCCGTGGACGGCGGCTTCACCGCCTACTGA
- the hemH gene encoding ferrochelatase: protein MGPKDGVLLVAHGTVSDLDDLPAFVARIRRGRPAPPGLVEELRHRYEVIGGSPLLDLTKAQAQGLSERLAAPVLVGMRLWQPGVEEVVRAAVSLGLQRLCVIPLAPFSVHVYAQAADEALERVRPELKDATPSFVHVDAWGQEPAFVKAHVESIARRVAPGTRVVLTAHSLPRRAITAGDPYEAQFRACAEAVGKQLDAPWEIAFQSQGADGGDWLGPDILQVLERLAGEGVRRAVVAPIGFLAEHVETLFDLDVEAKAHADRLGVELVRVPALNTAPGLLEALEAVTRRALS, encoded by the coding sequence ATGGGTCCCAAGGACGGCGTGCTGCTCGTAGCTCACGGTACGGTGAGCGATCTGGACGATCTTCCTGCTTTCGTGGCGCGCATCCGACGCGGGCGCCCGGCGCCTCCGGGCCTCGTGGAGGAGCTCCGCCATCGCTACGAGGTCATTGGCGGTAGTCCGCTGCTGGATCTGACCAAGGCGCAGGCGCAGGGGCTGTCCGAGCGCTTGGCCGCTCCGGTGCTGGTGGGCATGCGCCTGTGGCAGCCCGGCGTGGAGGAAGTGGTGCGCGCTGCCGTCAGCCTCGGGCTCCAGCGTTTGTGCGTGATCCCCTTGGCGCCGTTCAGTGTGCACGTCTACGCCCAGGCCGCGGACGAAGCCCTCGAGCGCGTGCGCCCGGAGCTGAAGGACGCCACCCCGAGCTTCGTGCACGTGGACGCGTGGGGTCAGGAGCCCGCCTTCGTGAAGGCCCACGTGGAGAGCATCGCGCGCCGAGTTGCTCCAGGCACTCGCGTGGTGCTCACTGCTCACAGCCTTCCGCGCCGCGCCATCACCGCGGGGGACCCGTACGAGGCGCAATTTCGCGCCTGCGCCGAGGCCGTGGGGAAGCAGCTCGACGCCCCCTGGGAGATCGCGTTCCAAAGCCAGGGAGCGGACGGTGGGGACTGGCTGGGACCGGACATCTTGCAGGTCCTCGAACGGCTGGCCGGGGAAGGCGTACGCCGGGCCGTGGTGGCGCCCATCGGCTTTCTGGCCGAGCACGTGGAGACCCTCTTCGACCTCGACGTGGAAGCCAAGGCCCACGCCGACCGGCTGGGCGTCGAGCTCGTGCGGGTCCCCGCCTTGAACACCGCTCCTGGCCTGCTGGAAGCGTTGGAAGCCGTGACCCGACGCGCCCTGAGCTAG
- a CDS encoding nuclear transport factor 2 family protein: protein MELSISRRTLAVVGIVLGLGITGYALFGGRSDEEKIRALLDHLAEVAGVSGTENPVMRAGRLRGAFADIFTKDVRVQIPELSSLKSGREGLVALATQAGTAFRSAEISLGSVEITLIASGQAARVRCTATLVGDRGQGLRKDERSVRFGLSKDDGDWRIDSVSVSAAEED from the coding sequence GTGGAGCTGTCCATCAGCCGCCGCACCTTGGCCGTAGTGGGCATCGTGCTCGGCCTGGGCATCACTGGCTACGCCTTGTTCGGCGGCCGCAGCGACGAAGAGAAGATCCGCGCCTTGCTCGATCACCTCGCGGAGGTGGCGGGCGTGAGCGGCACGGAGAACCCCGTGATGCGCGCCGGCCGCTTGCGGGGTGCCTTCGCCGACATCTTCACCAAGGACGTCCGCGTGCAGATCCCGGAGCTCAGCAGCTTGAAGAGCGGCCGTGAGGGTCTGGTCGCCCTCGCGACCCAAGCGGGCACTGCGTTCCGATCCGCGGAGATCTCCCTCGGCAGCGTGGAAATCACGCTGATCGCTTCGGGCCAGGCAGCTCGCGTCCGTTGCACCGCCACCCTGGTCGGCGATCGCGGCCAGGGCCTCAGGAAAGACGAACGTTCGGTCCGTTTCGGTTTGAGCAAGGACGACGGAGACTGGCGTATCGATTCCGTCAGCGTCTCCGCCGCCGAAGAAGACTGA
- a CDS encoding DUF4139 domain-containing protein: protein MRLSLIVFSSLLALGCARGPNVSTDQLPLRRVVVYRNGVGYFERSGHVDADQVTFKMRQRMVGDFLATLAIVEHGGSSVRSASFPLEIEKESSEPEPDPRFESMLKPWPKPEDKPDPDRLREVMLSLDGEEHDLAVGYVSETPVWRPSYRLVVQENGKADLQAWGIVQNLSGEDWNGVQLVLVAGAPLAFESTLGEPVIPERPIVTDTGEVIAAVPEGVTSLANKEGEVTEVGGDEPEAPMEEAAAEAAPDDDYKDKGAAGGGRRARPMKKATSKTRGPRPATGSSAGLGDLLQGGEVEKKPLSKNDRIRLALEEAKRSGLSAPRRMSALAAVAVESGATRYAIPSPITVPDESATMVLLLNQRVQGEAVFLFSPDGGVPESSTHPFRVARFKNGTKGLLERGPIAVFEQGSFLGQGMVDPLPRDAIATVPFALERSLAVQSERKYDQQGARLFRIEAGRLTIERDSVTKTLYTVKNGGDKSAKLLVKHPRSNGARLYHPPQGTEDNVGVGNALVPVTVKPYGKAILTVDERRSVQQPVSWLSDLADDAVKAYLADPRANPTVRGQLDTVWKLRESWKHSVDKQQKLVDEQGELEKAARETRLSLGAIEKNNQAADLRVKLTKRLGDITSRMNQITKELIEVKMAINEQEVRFRDAVREIKLIKAPPPKD, encoded by the coding sequence ATGCGACTGTCGCTGATCGTCTTTTCGTCCCTGCTTGCCCTGGGCTGCGCCCGAGGCCCCAACGTGTCCACGGACCAGCTGCCGCTCCGGCGCGTCGTCGTGTACCGCAACGGTGTGGGCTACTTCGAGCGTTCCGGCCACGTGGATGCCGACCAGGTGACCTTCAAGATGCGCCAGCGCATGGTGGGCGATTTCCTGGCCACGCTGGCCATCGTCGAGCATGGCGGCAGCTCCGTGCGCTCAGCGTCGTTCCCGCTGGAGATCGAAAAGGAGAGCAGCGAGCCGGAGCCGGATCCGCGCTTCGAGAGCATGCTCAAGCCTTGGCCCAAGCCGGAAGACAAGCCCGATCCCGACCGCCTCCGGGAAGTGATGCTGAGCCTGGACGGCGAGGAGCACGACCTGGCCGTGGGCTACGTTTCGGAGACGCCCGTGTGGCGGCCGTCCTATCGCCTGGTGGTGCAGGAGAACGGCAAGGCGGATCTGCAGGCCTGGGGCATCGTCCAGAACTTGTCGGGAGAAGACTGGAACGGCGTGCAGCTGGTGCTGGTGGCCGGCGCGCCCCTCGCGTTCGAGAGCACCTTGGGGGAGCCGGTGATCCCCGAACGACCCATCGTCACGGATACCGGCGAGGTGATCGCCGCCGTTCCGGAAGGCGTGACCAGCCTCGCGAACAAGGAGGGCGAGGTCACCGAGGTCGGTGGCGACGAGCCCGAGGCGCCCATGGAAGAAGCCGCGGCGGAAGCGGCCCCGGACGACGACTACAAGGACAAGGGCGCAGCTGGCGGCGGCCGGCGGGCTCGCCCGATGAAGAAGGCGACCAGCAAGACGCGGGGACCGAGGCCCGCCACGGGCAGCTCTGCGGGCCTGGGCGATTTGCTGCAGGGCGGCGAAGTGGAGAAGAAGCCGCTCAGCAAGAACGACCGCATTCGCTTGGCGCTCGAGGAAGCCAAGCGCTCCGGGCTCAGCGCGCCGCGACGCATGAGCGCGCTGGCGGCGGTGGCAGTGGAGTCGGGAGCCACGCGTTACGCCATTCCTTCGCCCATCACCGTGCCGGACGAGAGCGCCACCATGGTGCTGTTGCTCAACCAGCGGGTGCAGGGCGAGGCGGTGTTCCTGTTCTCTCCGGATGGCGGCGTGCCGGAGTCGAGCACGCACCCGTTTCGCGTGGCGCGCTTCAAGAACGGCACCAAGGGATTGCTCGAGCGGGGTCCCATCGCGGTGTTCGAGCAGGGCTCGTTCTTGGGCCAGGGGATGGTGGATCCGCTGCCGCGAGATGCCATTGCCACGGTGCCCTTTGCTCTCGAACGGAGCCTCGCCGTGCAGAGCGAGCGCAAGTACGACCAACAGGGGGCGCGCTTGTTCCGCATCGAGGCCGGGCGCCTGACCATCGAGCGGGACAGCGTGACCAAGACGCTCTACACCGTGAAGAACGGCGGCGACAAATCCGCCAAGCTGCTGGTGAAGCACCCGCGCAGCAATGGGGCGCGGCTCTATCATCCGCCGCAGGGCACCGAGGACAACGTTGGCGTCGGCAACGCGCTCGTGCCTGTCACCGTGAAGCCCTATGGCAAGGCCATCCTCACGGTGGACGAGCGGCGCAGCGTGCAGCAGCCCGTCAGCTGGCTCAGCGATCTCGCCGACGACGCCGTCAAGGCGTACCTCGCGGATCCTCGGGCCAACCCCACTGTTCGCGGACAGCTCGACACCGTTTGGAAGCTTCGCGAAAGCTGGAAGCACTCCGTCGACAAGCAGCAGAAGCTCGTGGACGAGCAAGGCGAGCTCGAGAAGGCTGCGCGGGAGACGCGGCTCTCTCTTGGGGCTATCGAGAAGAACAATCAGGCGGCGGATCTTCGCGTCAAGCTCACCAAGCGCCTTGGGGACATCACTTCGCGCATGAATCAGATCACCAAGGAGCTCATCGAGGTCAAGATGGCCATCAACGAGCAGGAAGTGCGCTTTCGAGACGCTGTTCGGGAGATCAAGCTGATCAAGGCGCCGCCGCCCAAGGACTGA
- a CDS encoding four helix bundle protein, with translation MLKIYSDMLDWLEQLADIIERISRHDPDLARQLRRASRSVILNTAEGMDARGRNKPAKYTLALGEMRESWAALEVSVRLRYIAPLDAAFEDRSQKIIGTLYRLAHSHSR, from the coding sequence ATGCTCAAAATCTACTCGGACATGCTCGATTGGCTCGAACAGCTCGCGGACATCATCGAACGCATTTCGCGGCACGATCCCGACCTCGCGCGCCAGCTCCGACGCGCGTCGCGGTCGGTGATCTTGAACACCGCCGAAGGCATGGATGCTCGGGGCAGGAACAAGCCCGCCAAGTACACCCTCGCCCTCGGCGAAATGCGCGAGAGCTGGGCCGCCCTCGAAGTCAGCGTGCGCCTTCGCTACATCGCGCCGCTCGATGCCGCCTTCGAAGATCGCTCGCAGAAAATCATCGGCACCTTGTATCGGCTCGCGCATTCCCACAGCCGTTGA
- a CDS encoding glycosidase translates to MAGTAGSGGSGGSGGSAGSGSGGAAGSGGSAGAGAPAPMVGVYVGNDPAEVTKFEAWLGRDVDGVLGYTGAASWADFDGSVGWAAGLWAPLDRRVFWSVPLIPAGASLASAAAGDYDDHYKQAAQKLAGFRPGDPKLFVRTGWELNGDWFPWAAQGKEQDFIGAFQHFVTAFRSVSNRFVFEWNVNMGNNTSTQMNPETAYPGDQYVDFIGMDFYWNTQWDPKDPDQAWTSMRDRPYGLAWHQTFAAAHGKPTTYSEWGIMSDDAGPYIANAKKWFDDHAVVFHTYWDSNSAFQGKLSGGQYPKAAAAYISAFGP, encoded by the coding sequence ATGGCAGGCACTGCAGGAAGCGGCGGGAGCGGCGGGAGCGGGGGCAGCGCGGGGAGCGGGAGCGGCGGCGCCGCTGGGAGCGGAGGCAGCGCGGGGGCCGGGGCTCCGGCGCCGATGGTCGGCGTCTACGTCGGCAACGATCCAGCAGAGGTCACCAAGTTCGAAGCTTGGCTCGGACGCGACGTGGACGGCGTGCTCGGCTACACCGGAGCGGCGAGCTGGGCGGACTTCGATGGCTCCGTCGGTTGGGCGGCGGGACTGTGGGCGCCGCTCGATCGACGGGTGTTCTGGTCCGTACCCCTGATCCCCGCGGGCGCCAGCTTGGCGAGCGCCGCGGCGGGGGACTACGACGATCACTACAAGCAAGCGGCGCAAAAGCTCGCCGGCTTCCGCCCCGGGGATCCCAAGCTCTTCGTGCGCACCGGCTGGGAGCTCAACGGGGATTGGTTTCCGTGGGCGGCGCAGGGCAAGGAGCAGGACTTCATCGGTGCCTTCCAGCACTTCGTGACGGCGTTCCGCAGCGTGTCCAATCGCTTCGTCTTCGAGTGGAACGTGAACATGGGCAACAACACCTCCACTCAGATGAACCCCGAGACGGCCTATCCCGGCGACCAGTACGTGGACTTCATCGGGATGGACTTCTATTGGAACACCCAGTGGGATCCGAAGGACCCCGACCAGGCGTGGACCTCGATGCGGGACCGGCCCTATGGGCTCGCGTGGCACCAGACCTTCGCTGCCGCCCACGGCAAGCCGACCACCTACTCGGAGTGGGGCATCATGTCGGACGACGCCGGGCCGTACATCGCGAACGCCAAGAAATGGTTCGACGACCATGCCGTCGTGTTCCACACGTACTGGGACTCGAACTCGGCGTTTCAGGGCAAGCTGTCGGGCGGGCAGTATCCGAAGGCGGCCGCGGCGTACATTTCCGCATTTGGGCCGTGA
- a CDS encoding BolA family transcriptional regulator, translating into MMEPEEVRSRLEAAFPDADIELEDLTGTRDHYSARIVSKAFEGKTPVEQHQTVYQALGEAMKGPIHALALKTYTPEAWQRLSGGR; encoded by the coding sequence ATGATGGAGCCGGAAGAGGTTCGGAGCCGCCTGGAGGCGGCATTTCCCGACGCGGACATCGAGCTCGAGGACCTGACGGGGACGCGAGACCACTACTCGGCGCGCATCGTCTCCAAGGCGTTCGAAGGCAAGACGCCGGTGGAGCAGCACCAGACCGTGTACCAGGCGTTGGGGGAGGCCATGAAAGGGCCCATCCACGCGCTGGCGCTCAAGACCTACACCCCGGAGGCGTGGCAACGCCTGAGCGGAGGACGATGA
- the grxD gene encoding Grx4 family monothiol glutaredoxin, with amino-acid sequence MDDAIKQKIQATVDESRIVLFMKGSKLFPQCGFSAQVVGILKQAGAEFKDVNVLTDPDIRQGIKDFSNWPTIPQLYVNGKFIGGCDIVTDLYESGELAKLLEG; translated from the coding sequence ATGGACGACGCAATCAAACAGAAGATCCAGGCCACCGTGGACGAAAGCCGCATCGTGCTGTTCATGAAGGGCAGCAAGCTGTTCCCCCAGTGCGGGTTCTCCGCGCAGGTGGTCGGCATCCTCAAACAGGCGGGCGCAGAGTTCAAAGACGTGAACGTGCTCACGGACCCGGATATCCGACAAGGCATCAAGGATTTTTCGAACTGGCCGACGATCCCCCAGCTGTACGTGAACGGGAAGTTCATCGGCGGCTGTGACATCGTCACCGACCTGTACGAGAGCGGCGAGCTCGCCAAGCTGCTCGAAGGCTGA
- the surE gene encoding 5'/3'-nucleotidase SurE, whose translation MSRPLVLLSNDDGYRARGIETLRSALSSFADVYICAPETEQSATSHSLSLHRPLRLFRHDDRVFSVDGTPADSVYVALHAETRVLPRKPDLVVSGMNHGVNLGDDVFYSGTVAAAREGALKGFPSLAVSAAVDADGVAAAALATKLARALLAEARQGPLLLNVNFPKGSTWPVKATRLGSRVYRDGVEFRRDPRGREYMWIGGPGVEHREIAGSDTEAYDRGEVGVTPLVLDLWSRSSQERAERVVTSFE comes from the coding sequence ATGAGCCGCCCCCTCGTGCTTCTCTCCAATGACGATGGCTATCGCGCTCGCGGCATCGAGACGCTGCGTAGTGCCCTGTCGAGCTTCGCCGACGTGTACATCTGCGCGCCCGAGACCGAGCAGAGCGCGACCAGCCACTCGCTGAGCCTGCACCGGCCCCTGCGTCTGTTTCGTCACGACGATCGAGTGTTCTCCGTGGATGGCACCCCGGCGGATTCGGTCTATGTCGCGCTCCACGCGGAAACCCGGGTCCTGCCGCGGAAGCCGGATCTGGTCGTCTCCGGCATGAACCACGGCGTGAACCTGGGGGACGACGTGTTCTACAGCGGCACCGTGGCGGCGGCCCGGGAGGGCGCGCTCAAGGGCTTTCCGTCCTTGGCCGTGAGCGCGGCGGTGGACGCCGACGGCGTGGCCGCCGCGGCGCTCGCGACCAAGCTCGCCCGCGCGCTCTTGGCGGAAGCCCGGCAGGGCCCCTTGCTGCTCAATGTCAACTTCCCCAAGGGCTCGACGTGGCCCGTGAAGGCCACGCGTCTCGGCAGTCGGGTGTACCGCGACGGCGTGGAGTTCCGTCGCGATCCTCGCGGTCGCGAATACATGTGGATCGGCGGACCGGGGGTGGAGCACCGAGAGATCGCCGGCTCCGACACCGAAGCGTACGACCGTGGCGAAGTGGGCGTCACACCACTGGTGCTCGACCTGTGGAGCCGCTCGTCGCAGGAGCGGGCCGAACGCGTGGTGACGAGCTTCGAGTGA